One window of the Mycobacterium sp. SVM_VP21 genome contains the following:
- a CDS encoding sensor domain-containing protein, translating to MLTATAVVVVVALVGRDRHPIAQSSTTSSSSAAPSPIASTDRASIPVSALDGFLPDRGIVSSAVADPAIDLVDHGGNIDNDEIVDADCHGLFAVASRDYTGSGWTAIRSQRWNSPAEPNPPTLTNQVLLSVATYPQAEAARAFYAKQSNAWSKCSGHIVNTRLAGATGSADQFWGVGRVTDADGVLAAAVLDKGNHEWLCQNRLTARNNVVVRVAACGCVEACGQGDLATAARAILDSITSKIDAAG from the coding sequence GTGCTGACCGCGACCGCAGTGGTGGTCGTCGTAGCCCTCGTAGGCCGTGATCGGCACCCGATCGCGCAATCCAGCACAACCTCATCATCCAGCGCAGCACCGTCGCCTATTGCCTCCACCGACCGGGCATCGATACCCGTCTCCGCTCTCGACGGCTTCTTGCCCGACCGCGGCATCGTCTCTTCCGCGGTGGCCGACCCCGCCATCGACCTGGTCGATCACGGCGGCAACATCGACAACGACGAAATTGTGGACGCCGATTGCCATGGGCTCTTCGCCGTCGCTTCGCGGGACTACACGGGCTCGGGCTGGACCGCGATCCGCTCGCAGCGATGGAATAGCCCCGCCGAACCCAATCCCCCCACCCTGACGAATCAGGTTCTGTTGTCGGTAGCGACATACCCTCAAGCCGAAGCTGCTCGCGCCTTCTATGCCAAGCAGAGCAATGCCTGGTCGAAATGCTCCGGCCATATCGTCAACACCCGTTTGGCCGGCGCGACAGGATCGGCTGACCAATTCTGGGGCGTCGGCAGGGTCACCGACGCCGACGGTGTACTCGCCGCCGCCGTACTGGACAAGGGCAACCACGAGTGGTTATGCCAGAACAGGCTGACCGCCCGCAACAACGTTGTCGTCCGCGTAGCGGCCTGCGGATGCGTCGAAGCCTGTGGGCAAGGCGATTTGGCAACCGCAGCGCGTGCCATCCTGGACTCGATCACCTCGAAGATCGACGCAGCCGGGTGA
- a CDS encoding sensor domain-containing protein: MTAGGRDRQENAHATAESDSGDRAPVPVSALEALLPDTDVVRDATADPGIGVVDKGESMFPGVVAEKSCQGMSFVAAGPVYAGSGWTSVRWQIWSSPAEPEPAKLEHQMLTSVVSYPSAQAARSYYDKQRTDWQSCADRTVNMRVTNLENPTDAFWTVGAVTENDGVLSTTEISEGGAGWSCGLTTAVRNNIITQLNLCALTPSSDAAQKVLDSIIAKIDAAA, translated from the coding sequence GTGACCGCCGGCGGCCGTGACCGGCAGGAGAACGCGCATGCCACCGCAGAGTCTGACTCCGGCGACCGGGCGCCGGTACCCGTCTCGGCGCTCGAGGCCTTACTGCCAGACACCGATGTCGTTCGCGACGCGACGGCCGACCCTGGGATCGGCGTCGTGGACAAAGGCGAAAGCATGTTCCCCGGGGTCGTGGCGGAGAAATCCTGCCAAGGGATGAGCTTCGTCGCCGCGGGCCCAGTCTATGCGGGCTCTGGCTGGACCAGCGTCCGCTGGCAGATTTGGAGCAGTCCCGCCGAACCCGAGCCGGCGAAGCTGGAGCATCAGATGCTGACATCGGTGGTGAGTTATCCCTCAGCCCAAGCCGCCCGCAGCTATTACGACAAACAGCGCACCGACTGGCAGTCGTGTGCTGACCGTACCGTGAACATGCGGGTAACAAACCTGGAGAACCCAACCGACGCCTTCTGGACCGTAGGAGCGGTCACCGAAAACGACGGCGTACTCAGTACCACCGAGATCAGTGAAGGCGGTGCCGGTTGGTCCTGCGGGCTCACGACCGCGGTGCGCAACAACATCATCACGCAGCTGAATCTGTGCGCCCTGACCCCGTCTAGCGATGCGGCACAGAAGGTCCTCGACTCGATCATTGCGAAGATCGACGCGGCAGCATGA
- a CDS encoding SDR family oxidoreductase, giving the protein MSGVVVTGAASGIGRACAQALAAEGRRVALWDIAPTVQDVAESLGMPGAVVDVCDDAGLPAAVAAAAEALDGIDGLVHAAGRVLPEPVGAYTGESWDAVMAVNLRAQAMLVQLMLPHLEAVARSGGDAAVVGISSIEGLTANPFIPAYCASKAGLLGLTRSMAAQLGPAGIRVNAVCPGFIETPMLQIALDVEEVAAGFVAAAPLGRIGQPAEVAQAVAFLMSPRASFITGTQIVVDGGVTARHP; this is encoded by the coding sequence TTGAGCGGAGTTGTCGTCACCGGGGCAGCATCGGGAATAGGCCGGGCCTGCGCCCAGGCCTTGGCCGCCGAAGGCCGCCGGGTTGCGTTGTGGGACATAGCCCCGACGGTCCAGGACGTCGCCGAGAGTTTGGGGATGCCCGGCGCGGTTGTCGACGTGTGCGACGACGCCGGGCTGCCCGCTGCGGTCGCGGCAGCGGCTGAGGCACTCGACGGAATCGACGGGCTGGTGCATGCCGCGGGCCGAGTGCTGCCCGAACCGGTGGGCGCCTACACCGGCGAATCCTGGGATGCGGTGATGGCTGTCAACCTGCGTGCGCAGGCCATGCTCGTACAGCTGATGCTGCCGCACCTGGAGGCTGTCGCCCGATCCGGCGGCGACGCGGCAGTGGTCGGTATCTCCAGTATCGAGGGCCTGACCGCCAACCCGTTCATCCCCGCCTACTGCGCGTCCAAGGCCGGACTGCTGGGTTTGACCAGGTCGATGGCCGCCCAGTTGGGCCCGGCCGGAATCCGCGTCAATGCGGTCTGTCCTGGCTTCATCGAAACCCCGATGCTGCAGATCGCGCTCGACGTCGAAGAGGTCGCCGCCGGATTTGTGGCCGCGGCGCCGCTGGGACGCATCGGTCAACCGGCGGAGGTCGCCCAGGCGGTGGCGTTCCTCATGTCGCCGAGGGCATCGTTCATTACCGGAACCCAGATCGTCGTCGACGGTGGGGTCACCGCCCGGCATCCGTAG
- a CDS encoding NAD(P)/FAD-dependent oxidoreductase, giving the protein MRNRYAGEPFTTTDAEIAAALEQVSIPTLLLSCVHITGDPRFIRDFRQNGIFLNEIQGFMSEEDKARARAEALPVIIDYRDRGCPQPAPLPAELVKEMMDWAACETVPDAYLGLLSEELDLEGVDPRSPAPLDPERAAELPVVVIGCGESGVLAGIRLAQAGIPFTIIEKNEGPGGTWWENDYPGARVDVANHFYCYSFEPNNDWGHYFAEQPELRAYFTDLVTKHSLADHIRWGTEVTDAVWDEGNGTWTLTTRTAGGSVSTLTARAVITAVGQLNRPHLPDLDGADSFTGPSFHSAAWDHSVDLTGKRVALIGAGASGFQIAPAIAEKVQHLTVFQRTAQWMFPNPMYHDAVDDGVRWALQHLPFYGRWYRFLLLWPGADKGLEAARVDPDYPDQDYAVSEINALARQMFTGWITDQVGDDDELLAKVLPDYPATGKRTLQDNGTWLKTLRRDNVELMRTPIRRITPQGVETEDGVHHEVDVIVYATGFRHTDVLWPMRITGRDGTDLHALWGSKPYAYLGITVPGFPNFFVLYGPGAHLAHGGSLIFNSELEMRYIDACLAKLADEQLHSIEPTMRAATEWHQATQAAIAKTVWAHPAVKHSYFKNADGEIHTVSPWRLDEYWSAVREPDWSQFVVAKER; this is encoded by the coding sequence TTGCGCAACCGCTACGCCGGGGAACCGTTCACCACCACCGATGCTGAGATCGCCGCGGCCTTGGAGCAGGTCTCGATCCCCACCTTGTTGCTGTCGTGCGTGCACATCACCGGCGACCCCCGCTTCATCCGGGACTTCAGGCAGAACGGGATCTTCCTCAACGAGATCCAGGGGTTTATGTCCGAGGAAGACAAGGCCCGTGCCCGCGCCGAAGCGCTGCCGGTGATCATCGACTACCGCGACCGCGGCTGTCCGCAGCCCGCTCCCCTGCCCGCCGAGCTAGTCAAAGAGATGATGGACTGGGCGGCCTGCGAGACCGTGCCGGATGCCTACCTGGGTTTACTCTCCGAAGAACTCGACCTCGAGGGCGTCGACCCGCGAAGCCCCGCGCCCCTGGACCCGGAACGCGCCGCGGAGCTTCCGGTGGTGGTGATCGGCTGCGGCGAATCGGGCGTGCTGGCCGGAATCCGGCTCGCGCAGGCCGGCATTCCCTTCACGATCATCGAGAAGAACGAAGGCCCGGGCGGAACGTGGTGGGAGAACGACTATCCGGGCGCTCGGGTCGATGTCGCGAACCACTTCTACTGCTACAGCTTCGAACCCAACAACGACTGGGGACACTACTTCGCCGAGCAGCCCGAGCTGCGGGCATACTTCACCGACCTGGTCACCAAACACAGTCTGGCTGACCATATTCGGTGGGGCACCGAGGTCACCGATGCCGTCTGGGACGAGGGCAACGGAACATGGACGCTGACCACCCGGACCGCCGGCGGTTCGGTGTCCACGCTGACGGCACGCGCGGTGATCACCGCGGTCGGCCAGCTCAACCGGCCGCACCTGCCGGATCTCGACGGCGCGGACAGCTTCACCGGGCCGTCGTTTCACTCCGCGGCTTGGGACCACAGCGTCGACCTGACCGGCAAGCGGGTGGCACTGATCGGGGCGGGCGCCAGCGGATTTCAGATCGCACCCGCGATCGCGGAAAAAGTGCAGCACCTCACTGTCTTTCAGCGCACCGCGCAGTGGATGTTCCCCAATCCGATGTATCACGACGCGGTCGACGACGGCGTGCGCTGGGCTCTGCAGCACCTGCCGTTCTACGGTCGCTGGTACCGCTTCCTGCTGCTGTGGCCCGGCGCCGACAAGGGCCTGGAGGCCGCCCGCGTAGACCCGGACTATCCCGACCAGGACTATGCGGTGAGCGAGATCAACGCCCTGGCCCGGCAGATGTTCACCGGCTGGATCACCGATCAGGTGGGCGACGACGACGAGCTGCTGGCCAAGGTGCTACCGGACTATCCGGCGACCGGCAAACGCACGCTGCAGGACAACGGCACCTGGCTCAAAACCCTGCGCCGCGACAACGTCGAACTGATGCGCACCCCAATACGGCGAATCACCCCGCAGGGGGTTGAGACCGAAGACGGCGTCCATCACGAGGTGGATGTGATCGTATACGCCACCGGATTTCGGCACACCGATGTGTTGTGGCCGATGCGCATCACCGGCCGCGACGGCACCGATCTGCACGCGCTGTGGGGCAGCAAACCATATGCGTACCTGGGCATCACGGTGCCCGGTTTCCCGAACTTCTTTGTGCTCTACGGGCCCGGCGCGCATCTGGCGCACGGCGGCAGCCTGATCTTCAACTCCGAGTTGGAGATGCGCTACATCGACGCCTGTCTGGCCAAGCTCGCCGACGAACAACTGCACTCGATCGAGCCGACCATGCGGGCGGCCACCGAGTGGCATCAGGCCACCCAGGCCGCGATCGCCAAGACGGTATGGGCGCATCCGGCGGTCAAGCATTCCTACTTCAAGAACGCCGACGGCGAGATCCACACGGTGAGCCCGTGGCGGCTCGACGAGTACTGGTCGGCGGTTCGTGAACCGGATTGGTCGCAGTTCGTCGTCGCAAAGGAGCGCTGA